The Streptomonospora litoralis genome window below encodes:
- the hypF gene encoding carbamoyltransferase HypF: MGSGEPFTRSRIRVEGIVQGVGFRPFVHALATRHRLSGLVGNDARGVYVEVEGPREGLGRFRRELVEEAPPLAVIERVSAETLAPLRDSGFRIVASDGAGERQALVPPDVATCDACLAELFDPGDRRYRYPFTNCTDCGPRFTIVTDLPYDRPATTMAGFAMCAACEAEYRDPADRRFHAQPVCCPACGPRLRLVDAAGADAAGTDGADPAGADPVAAAARALVAGRIVAVKGLGGYHLAADAGDEAAVAALRARKRRAAKPFAVMAASLEAAERLCEVEAAEAAVLTGSRRPIVPVLRRPGAEAELAPSTAPGDPRVGVMLPYTPLHHLLAAEHPRPFVLTSGNVSDEPIARTEEEALARLGTIADVFLVHDRPIHVRTDDSVVRLVRGREYPLRRARGYAPAPLTLPVAARRPVLACGAELKSTFCLAGGDRAFLSQHIGDLEDYAAYTSYTEQIAHLSALFGIDPQTVAHDLHPDYLSTKYALGRAGAEPVAVQHHHAHIAACMADNGRSDPVVGLALDGLGYGCDGTLWGGELLVGDLRGMRRHGHLARVPMPGGAAAVREPWRMAAAYLDAAYGGRVPEGFSVVRRNAARWAAVVGMARSGTNAPPTSSAGRLFDAVAALAGLGDAVDYEGQAAIELERRADPREPGIYPARIDDPGIGGEEAAPLRIGGTDLVRAAAQDVLGGAAVPAVAARFHNGLAGVLAEAVQRVCSRTGVATVALSGGVFQNTLLLELLCDRLEAADLHVLTHRRVPANDGGISFGQAAVAAALDAVS; encoded by the coding sequence ATGGGCAGTGGCGAGCCGTTTACGCGCTCCCGCATCCGCGTGGAGGGAATCGTCCAGGGAGTCGGGTTCCGCCCCTTCGTCCACGCGCTCGCCACGCGCCACCGGCTCAGCGGGCTGGTCGGCAACGACGCCCGCGGGGTCTACGTCGAGGTGGAGGGTCCGCGCGAAGGGCTCGGCCGCTTCCGGCGGGAACTGGTGGAAGAGGCACCTCCGCTCGCCGTCATCGAACGGGTCAGCGCGGAGACGCTGGCCCCGCTGCGCGACTCCGGGTTCCGCATCGTGGCCAGCGACGGTGCGGGCGAGCGCCAAGCGCTGGTGCCGCCGGACGTGGCGACCTGCGACGCCTGCCTGGCCGAACTGTTCGACCCGGGCGACCGCCGCTACCGCTACCCGTTCACCAACTGCACCGACTGCGGGCCGCGCTTCACCATCGTCACCGATCTGCCCTACGACCGGCCCGCCACCACCATGGCCGGTTTCGCGATGTGCGCGGCGTGCGAGGCGGAGTACCGCGACCCCGCCGACCGGCGCTTCCACGCCCAGCCGGTGTGCTGTCCGGCGTGCGGGCCCCGACTGCGCCTGGTCGACGCCGCGGGCGCAGACGCGGCTGGCACGGACGGCGCGGACCCGGCGGGGGCCGACCCCGTCGCGGCGGCCGCGCGGGCGCTGGTCGCGGGCCGCATCGTCGCGGTCAAAGGGCTCGGCGGCTACCACCTGGCCGCCGATGCGGGCGACGAGGCCGCGGTGGCGGCGCTGCGCGCACGCAAGCGCCGCGCCGCCAAACCGTTCGCGGTGATGGCCGCCTCGCTGGAGGCCGCCGAGCGGCTGTGCGAGGTCGAGGCCGCCGAAGCCGCCGTCCTCACCGGCTCCCGGCGGCCGATCGTGCCCGTGCTCCGGCGGCCCGGGGCCGAAGCCGAACTCGCCCCGTCGACGGCTCCGGGCGACCCGCGGGTGGGCGTCATGCTGCCCTACACCCCGCTGCACCACCTGCTCGCCGCCGAACACCCGCGGCCGTTCGTGCTGACCAGCGGGAACGTCTCCGACGAGCCGATCGCGCGCACCGAGGAGGAGGCTCTGGCCCGCCTGGGGACGATCGCCGACGTCTTCCTCGTCCACGATCGGCCCATCCACGTGCGCACCGACGACTCGGTGGTGCGGCTGGTGCGCGGCCGGGAGTACCCGCTGCGCCGCGCGCGGGGCTACGCGCCCGCGCCGCTGACGCTGCCCGTGGCGGCGCGGCGGCCGGTGCTGGCCTGCGGAGCCGAACTCAAGAGCACGTTCTGCCTGGCCGGCGGAGACCGCGCCTTCCTCTCCCAGCACATCGGCGATCTGGAGGACTACGCCGCATACACGTCCTACACCGAGCAGATCGCGCACTTGTCCGCTCTGTTCGGGATCGATCCGCAAACCGTCGCCCACGACCTGCACCCCGACTACCTCTCGACGAAGTACGCCCTGGGCCGCGCGGGCGCCGAACCGGTGGCCGTGCAGCACCACCACGCCCACATCGCCGCGTGCATGGCCGACAACGGGCGCTCGGATCCGGTGGTCGGGCTGGCGCTGGACGGACTCGGCTACGGCTGCGACGGCACCCTGTGGGGCGGGGAACTGCTGGTGGGCGACCTGAGGGGGATGCGGCGGCACGGGCACCTGGCTCGGGTGCCGATGCCGGGCGGCGCGGCGGCCGTGCGGGAGCCGTGGCGCATGGCCGCCGCCTACCTGGATGCGGCGTACGGCGGCCGGGTACCCGAGGGCTTCTCGGTGGTGCGGCGCAACGCCGCGCGCTGGGCCGCGGTGGTGGGCATGGCCCGCTCGGGCACCAACGCTCCGCCGACCTCCAGCGCCGGGCGGCTGTTCGACGCGGTCGCCGCACTGGCCGGACTGGGCGACGCCGTCGACTACGAGGGCCAGGCGGCGATCGAGTTGGAGCGGCGCGCCGACCCGCGCGAGCCGGGCATCTACCCCGCCCGTATCGACGACCCCGGCATCGGGGGCGAAGAGGCGGCACCGCTGCGCATCGGCGGCACCGACCTGGTGCGCGCCGCGGCACAGGACGTGCTGGGCGGCGCCGCGGTCCCCGCCGTGGCCGCGCGCTTCCACAACGGGCTGGCGGGTGTGCTCGCCGAGGCGGTGCAGCGGGTGTGTTCGCGCACCGGCGTGGCCACCGTCGCGCTGTCGGGCGGGGTGTTCCAGAACACGCTGCTGCTGGAACTGCTGTGCGACCGGCTGGAGGCGGCGGATCTGCACGTCCTCACCCACCGCCGGGTGCCCGCCAACGACGGCGGTATCAGCTTCGGCCAGGCTGCGGTGGCCGCGGCGCTGGACGCCGTTTCGTGA
- a CDS encoding D-sedoheptulose-7-phosphate isomerase translates to MSAATRLREFADEAVLAREEPGLGLAADAERVARACRDMAVRFDRGGKLVVFGNGGAGADADHIAVEFVHPVIVGKRALPALSLNNDTATITEIGRSDGFEHVFAHQLGRLADPGDIALGVSPDGDCANVARALETAAATGLLTVALVGGDGGAVARGGAADHLLHVHSDDPMIVKEVHVTTYHILWELVHVFFENPALLEREASA, encoded by the coding sequence ATGAGTGCTGCGACCCGCCTCCGCGAATTCGCCGACGAGGCGGTGCTTGCGCGCGAGGAGCCCGGGCTCGGACTGGCCGCGGACGCCGAACGCGTCGCCCGCGCCTGCCGCGACATGGCCGTGCGCTTCGACCGCGGCGGCAAGCTCGTCGTGTTCGGCAACGGGGGAGCGGGCGCCGACGCCGACCACATCGCCGTGGAGTTCGTGCACCCCGTGATCGTGGGCAAGCGGGCGCTGCCCGCGCTGTCGTTGAACAACGACACCGCCACCATCACCGAGATCGGCCGCAGCGACGGCTTCGAGCACGTCTTCGCCCACCAGCTCGGCCGACTGGCCGACCCCGGCGACATCGCGCTGGGCGTCTCGCCCGACGGTGACTGCGCCAACGTCGCGCGGGCCCTGGAGACCGCCGCCGCGACGGGCCTGCTCACCGTCGCCCTGGTGGGCGGCGACGGCGGGGCCGTCGCCCGCGGGGGCGCCGCCGACCACCTCCTGCACGTGCACAGCGACGATCCGATGATCGTCAAGGAGGTGCACGTGACGACTTACCACATCCTTTGGGAGCTGGTGCACGTGTTCTTCGAGAACCCGGCGCTGCTGGAGCGGGAGGCCAGCGCGTGA
- a CDS encoding HypC/HybG/HupF family hydrogenase formation chaperone, with protein MSTEPERGAPGDGAAPLPFPGMPAPAGDFIEVPEWHEGDGVCVTCSDQAVAVRVRALLPGGMALVDTGSSVEEVSVALVEAGEGDTLLVHAKEAIARVEQEVPDDRLG; from the coding sequence GTGAGCACCGAGCCCGAGCGCGGCGCGCCCGGCGACGGGGCCGCGCCGCTGCCCTTCCCCGGCATGCCCGCCCCCGCCGGCGACTTCATCGAGGTGCCCGAGTGGCACGAGGGTGACGGTGTTTGCGTCACCTGTTCCGACCAGGCCGTTGCGGTGCGGGTGCGCGCGCTGCTGCCCGGCGGTATGGCGCTGGTCGACACCGGCTCCTCCGTCGAGGAGGTCAGCGTCGCCCTGGTGGAGGCCGGCGAGGGCGACACGCTGCTGGTGCACGCCAAGGAGGCCATCGCCCGCGTGGAGCAGGAGGTGCCCGATGACCGCCTCGGATAG
- a CDS encoding D-sedoheptulose-7-phosphate isomerase: MTASDSGLGRAGAAADPLGLYPFLGSGAPGGLDAVTAEVRRSTAEKAEEIVGLRRLLLAECGDALAACAAAMAERFAAGGRLFTFGNGGSSTDAAGLATAFLRPVRGPSLPALCLTGDSAVLTALSNDVSFEVVFARQLAALGRPGDIALGLSTSGGSPNVASAVRAAAEGGMLTVAMAGYSGGRLGELDVLDHLFAVPSASVHRIQEAQTTLYHVLWELVTRALEETSGPGAGTAAGTERPRR, encoded by the coding sequence ATGACCGCCTCGGATAGCGGCCTGGGCCGTGCCGGAGCCGCCGCAGATCCGCTGGGCCTGTACCCGTTCCTCGGCAGCGGCGCGCCGGGCGGCCTGGACGCGGTGACGGCCGAGGTGCGCCGCTCCACCGCGGAGAAGGCCGAGGAGATCGTGGGCCTGAGGCGCCTGCTGCTGGCCGAGTGCGGCGACGCCCTCGCCGCCTGCGCCGCCGCCATGGCCGAGCGCTTCGCCGCCGGAGGCCGCCTGTTCACCTTCGGCAACGGCGGCTCCAGCACCGACGCCGCCGGTCTCGCCACCGCCTTTCTGCGCCCGGTGCGCGGCCCGTCGCTGCCGGCGCTGTGTCTGACCGGCGACTCCGCCGTGCTGACCGCGCTGTCCAACGACGTCTCCTTCGAGGTCGTATTCGCCCGCCAGCTCGCCGCGCTCGGGCGCCCCGGCGACATCGCGCTGGGGCTGTCCACCAGCGGCGGCTCGCCCAATGTGGCCTCCGCTGTGCGGGCCGCCGCAGAAGGCGGCATGCTCACCGTCGCCATGGCCGGCTACAGCGGCGGCCGCCTCGGCGAACTCGACGTCCTCGACCACCTCTTCGCGGTGCCCTCCGCCTCGGTCCACCGCATCCAGGAAGCCCAGACGACGCTCTATCACGTGCTGTGGGAGCTGGTGACCCGGGCGCTGGAGGAGACCTCCGGCCCGGGCGCCGGCACCGCGGCCGGCACCGAACGGCCCAGGAGGTAG
- a CDS encoding NADH-quinone oxidoreductase subunit B family protein has product MTTGTETEEDVVHILWINAGLSCDGDSVALTAATLPSIEEIVLGALPGLPKVAVHWPLIDFESGPEQGADTFIEWYFKGERGEIDPFVLVIEGSIPNEKIKDEGYWCGFGNNPETGQPITTSEWLDRLAPQATAIVAAGTCATYGGIHAMAGNPTGAMGVADYLGWDWKSKAGLPIVNIPGCPTQPDNFSETLLYLLYQLQGNAPMIPLDDALRPTWLFGHTVHEGCDRGGFYEQGEFTTEYGSAKCLVKIGCWGPVVKCNVTKRGWMDGIGGCPNVGGICIACTMPGFPDKFMPFMDEPPGGKVSSAATSAYGGVIRKLRNVTMRTIDKEPKWRHTGERLTTGYRPPW; this is encoded by the coding sequence ATGACGACCGGAACCGAGACCGAGGAAGACGTCGTTCACATCCTCTGGATCAACGCGGGGCTCAGTTGCGACGGCGACTCGGTGGCGCTGACCGCCGCCACCCTGCCCAGCATCGAGGAGATCGTCCTGGGCGCGCTGCCCGGACTGCCCAAGGTGGCCGTGCACTGGCCGCTCATCGACTTCGAGTCGGGCCCCGAGCAGGGCGCCGACACTTTCATCGAGTGGTACTTCAAGGGGGAGCGCGGCGAGATCGACCCGTTCGTCCTGGTCATCGAGGGGTCCATCCCCAACGAGAAGATCAAGGACGAGGGCTACTGGTGCGGGTTCGGCAACAACCCCGAGACCGGCCAGCCCATCACCACCAGCGAGTGGCTGGACCGCCTCGCGCCCCAGGCCACCGCGATCGTGGCGGCGGGCACCTGCGCCACCTACGGCGGCATCCACGCCATGGCCGGCAACCCGACCGGGGCCATGGGCGTCGCCGACTACCTGGGCTGGGACTGGAAGTCCAAGGCCGGGCTGCCCATCGTGAACATCCCCGGCTGCCCCACGCAGCCCGACAACTTCTCCGAGACCCTCCTCTACCTGCTCTACCAGCTGCAGGGCAACGCGCCGATGATCCCGCTGGACGACGCGCTGCGCCCCACCTGGCTGTTCGGCCACACCGTCCACGAGGGCTGCGACCGCGGCGGCTTCTACGAGCAGGGCGAGTTCACCACCGAGTACGGCAGCGCCAAGTGCCTCGTCAAGATCGGCTGCTGGGGCCCGGTCGTCAAGTGCAACGTCACCAAGCGCGGCTGGATGGACGGCATCGGCGGCTGCCCCAACGTCGGCGGCATCTGCATCGCCTGCACGATGCCCGGCTTCCCGGACAAGTTCATGCCGTTCATGGACGAACCCCCGGGCGGCAAGGTCTCCTCCGCGGCGACCTCCGCGTACGGCGGCGTCATCCGCAAACTGCGCAACGTGACGATGAGGACCATCGACAAGGAACCCAAGTGGCGCCACACCGGAGAACGGCTGACGACCGGCTACCGGCCGCCGTGGTGA
- a CDS encoding nickel-dependent hydrogenase large subunit, translating to MTATGPTSREQQAATDSNLVDMNWDPITRIVGSLGIYTKIDFKQKQVAECWSTSSIFRGYSIFMQGKDPRDAHFITSRICGICGDNHAACSVYAQNMAYGVKTPPLGEWIMNLGESAEFMFDHNIYQENLVGVDYCEKMVRETNPEVLELAERTEAPGAAEHGYRTIADIMRALNPLEGEFYREALQQSRLTREMFCLMEGRHVHPSTLYPGGVGTYPTVQLFTDYLTRLMRYVEFMKRVVPLHDDLFDFFYEALPGYEEVGRRRILLGCWGSMNDPDHCDYRYENMSEWGRRMFVTPGIIVDGELVTNDLVDINLGIRILLGSSYYEDWEQREKFVTHDPLGNPVDRRHPWNQHTIPKPQKRDFEDKYSWVMSPRWFDGQDHLALDTGGGPIARLWSTALSGLVDIGGYVRATGSSVKINLPKTATMGERNFEWRIPRYSNALERNRARTYFQAYAAASALHFVDKALAELHAGRTKTWEPFDVPDNAIGVGFHEAVRGVLSHHMVIRDGKIANYHPYPPTPWNASVRDSYGTPGPYEDAVQNTPIFEENSPDDFKGIDIMRAVRSFDPCLPCGVHMYLGNGQTRQVMHTPTAFGGS from the coding sequence ATGACCGCGACCGGACCGACGAGCCGCGAACAGCAGGCCGCCACCGACTCCAACCTCGTCGACATGAACTGGGACCCCATCACCCGCATCGTGGGCAGCCTGGGGATCTACACCAAGATCGACTTCAAGCAGAAGCAGGTGGCCGAGTGCTGGAGCACCTCGTCCATCTTCCGCGGATACAGCATCTTCATGCAGGGCAAGGACCCGCGGGACGCGCACTTCATCACCAGCCGCATCTGCGGGATCTGCGGCGACAACCACGCCGCGTGCTCGGTCTACGCGCAGAACATGGCCTACGGCGTCAAGACGCCGCCGCTGGGCGAGTGGATCATGAACCTCGGCGAGTCCGCGGAGTTCATGTTCGACCACAACATCTACCAGGAGAACCTGGTCGGGGTGGACTACTGCGAGAAGATGGTCCGCGAGACCAACCCCGAGGTGCTGGAGCTGGCCGAGCGCACCGAGGCGCCGGGCGCCGCCGAGCACGGCTATCGCACCATCGCCGACATCATGCGGGCGCTCAACCCGCTCGAAGGCGAGTTCTACCGCGAGGCGCTGCAGCAGAGCCGGCTCACCCGCGAGATGTTCTGCCTGATGGAGGGCCGCCACGTGCACCCCTCCACGCTGTATCCGGGCGGCGTGGGCACCTACCCGACCGTGCAGCTCTTCACCGACTACCTGACGCGGTTGATGCGCTACGTGGAGTTCATGAAGCGGGTCGTGCCGCTCCACGACGACCTGTTCGACTTCTTCTACGAGGCGCTGCCCGGCTACGAAGAGGTGGGCCGCCGCCGCATCCTGCTGGGCTGCTGGGGCTCGATGAACGACCCCGACCACTGCGACTACCGCTACGAGAACATGTCCGAGTGGGGCCGCAGGATGTTCGTGACCCCGGGCATCATCGTCGACGGCGAGCTGGTCACCAACGACCTGGTCGACATCAACCTGGGTATCCGCATCCTGCTGGGCAGCTCCTACTACGAGGACTGGGAGCAGCGGGAGAAGTTCGTGACCCACGACCCGCTGGGCAACCCGGTCGACCGGCGCCACCCGTGGAACCAGCACACCATCCCCAAGCCGCAGAAGCGCGACTTCGAGGACAAGTACAGCTGGGTGATGTCGCCGCGCTGGTTCGACGGCCAGGACCACCTGGCGCTGGACACCGGCGGCGGACCCATCGCCCGGCTGTGGTCCACGGCGCTGTCGGGCCTGGTCGACATCGGCGGCTACGTGCGCGCCACCGGCTCCAGCGTCAAGATCAACCTGCCCAAGACCGCGACCATGGGCGAGCGCAACTTCGAGTGGCGCATCCCGCGCTACAGCAACGCGCTGGAGCGCAACCGCGCCCGCACCTACTTCCAGGCCTACGCCGCCGCCTCGGCGCTGCACTTCGTCGACAAGGCGCTGGCCGAGCTGCACGCCGGGCGCACCAAGACCTGGGAGCCCTTCGACGTGCCCGACAACGCCATCGGCGTGGGCTTCCACGAGGCGGTGCGCGGCGTGCTCTCGCACCACATGGTGATCCGCGACGGCAAGATCGCGAACTACCACCCGTACCCGCCCACACCGTGGAACGCCAGCGTGCGCGACTCCTACGGCACGCCCGGCCCCTACGAGGACGCGGTGCAGAACACGCCCATCTTCGAGGAGAACTCGCCGGACGACTTCAAGGGCATCGACATCATGCGCGCCGTGCGCAGCTTCGACCCGTGCCTGCCCTGCGGCGTGCACATGTACCTCGGCAACGGGCAGACCCGCCAGGTCATGCACACTCCCACGGCCTTCGGCGGCTCCTGA
- a CDS encoding NifU family protein, whose amino-acid sequence MASESRLDRTSERVEQLLDELADADPAVGERAEEAVGLIVRLYGSALERIVGLAAEGADGSAEPGGTGAKAPLMRRMADDELLRGLLVLHDLHPEDTATRVEEALERVRPYLGSHAGDVELLEVGENEVRLRLRGNCEGCPSSAVTVKESIERVIAEAAPEIGEIRVDGMDEGPAEPDRGEAGFVPLDSVRHRPPEHAMTCTVPADLAADGPAAEAAAGERA is encoded by the coding sequence ATGGCCTCGGAAAGCCGGCTGGACCGGACGAGTGAACGCGTCGAGCAGCTGCTGGACGAGCTCGCCGACGCCGACCCGGCGGTGGGCGAGCGCGCCGAGGAGGCCGTGGGGCTGATCGTGCGCCTCTACGGCAGCGCGCTGGAGCGCATCGTCGGGCTCGCCGCGGAGGGGGCCGACGGCTCCGCAGAGCCGGGCGGCACCGGCGCGAAAGCCCCGCTGATGCGGCGGATGGCCGACGACGAACTGCTGCGCGGCCTGCTGGTGCTGCACGACCTCCACCCCGAGGACACCGCCACCCGGGTCGAGGAGGCGCTGGAACGCGTCCGGCCCTACCTGGGATCCCACGCCGGCGACGTGGAGCTGCTGGAGGTCGGCGAGAACGAGGTGCGGCTGCGGCTGCGCGGCAACTGCGAGGGTTGCCCGTCCTCGGCGGTGACCGTCAAGGAGTCCATCGAGCGCGTCATCGCCGAGGCCGCGCCCGAGATCGGCGAGATCCGGGTCGACGGCATGGACGAAGGCCCGGCCGAACCCGACCGGGGCGAGGCGGGCTTCGTTCCGCTGGACTCGGTGCGCCACCGCCCGCCCGAGCACGCCATGACCTGCACCGTCCCCGCCGATCTGGCGGCCGATGGCCCCGCGGCCGAGGCGGCGGCCGGAGAGCGGGCGTGA
- a CDS encoding DUF5947 family protein, protein MSRAAGPGAGAGLRRFVREPERPAPGEHCEMCAQPVEETHSHVADLAKRSVMCACRGCALLFTERGAAGGRYLTVPTRYLHDPDFTAAAGVFEELQIPVGMAFFLYNSEQERTVALYPSPAGATESLLPVETAEAVTGSGAAIAFTGTEAAADVEAVLVRRRDAAEQDAGAYEGFLVPVDTCYRLVGLVRSTWKGFDGGQAARRALDGFFAELRERSRRVGPADPGAAAAACRDGATGEGASR, encoded by the coding sequence GTGAGCCGGGCCGCAGGGCCGGGCGCCGGGGCGGGGCTGCGCCGCTTCGTTCGCGAACCCGAGCGCCCGGCGCCGGGCGAGCACTGCGAGATGTGCGCGCAGCCGGTGGAGGAGACCCACTCCCACGTCGCCGACCTCGCCAAGCGCAGCGTGATGTGCGCCTGCCGCGGCTGCGCCCTGCTGTTCACCGAGCGGGGCGCGGCCGGCGGCCGCTACCTGACTGTGCCCACGCGCTACCTGCACGACCCCGACTTCACCGCGGCCGCCGGGGTGTTCGAGGAACTGCAGATCCCGGTGGGCATGGCGTTCTTTCTGTACAACTCCGAGCAGGAGCGCACCGTCGCCCTCTACCCCAGCCCCGCCGGCGCCACCGAGTCGCTGCTCCCGGTGGAGACCGCGGAGGCGGTGACGGGCTCCGGCGCCGCCATCGCGTTCACCGGCACCGAGGCCGCCGCCGACGTCGAGGCGGTGCTGGTGCGCCGCCGCGACGCAGCCGAGCAGGACGCCGGCGCCTACGAGGGGTTCCTGGTGCCCGTCGACACCTGCTACCGCCTGGTCGGCCTGGTCCGGTCCACCTGGAAGGGCTTCGACGGCGGGCAGGCGGCCCGGCGCGCTCTCGACGGCTTCTTCGCCGAATTGCGCGAGCGCAGCCGCCGCGTCGGCCCCGCCGATCCCGGTGCCGCGGCCGCCGCCTGCCGCGACGGCGCCACGGGCGAGGGGGCGAGCCGGTGA
- a CDS encoding DUF6084 family protein, with protein sequence MSTLEFTCTGADTRRFAAAPTIDLHTRITDSSGSGVHTIVLQCLVRIQPRRRRYSDAEAEGLRDVFGETGEWARTMQALTLANTSVIVPAFTGATDVDVPLPCSYDFEVAAAKYLHALGDGDVPLLVQFSGTVFRKAPQGFTVEQVPWDLEAEHPLPVAVWRRTMDHYFPAGGWIRAHRDTVDALQSFKSRNALPTWDDALMRLLDKAGEARDDL encoded by the coding sequence GTGAGCACACTCGAATTCACCTGCACGGGCGCCGACACGCGCCGCTTCGCCGCCGCACCCACCATCGACCTGCACACCCGCATCACCGACTCCTCGGGGAGCGGCGTCCACACCATCGTGCTGCAGTGCCTGGTGCGCATCCAGCCCCGCAGGCGCCGCTACTCCGACGCCGAAGCCGAGGGGCTGCGCGACGTGTTCGGCGAAACCGGCGAGTGGGCCCGCACCATGCAGGCCCTGACCCTCGCCAACACGTCGGTGATCGTGCCCGCCTTCACCGGCGCCACCGACGTCGACGTCCCGCTGCCGTGCAGCTACGACTTCGAGGTGGCCGCCGCCAAGTACCTGCACGCCCTGGGCGACGGCGACGTCCCGCTGCTCGTGCAGTTCAGCGGCACCGTCTTCCGCAAGGCACCGCAGGGCTTCACCGTCGAGCAGGTGCCCTGGGACCTGGAGGCCGAGCACCCGCTGCCGGTCGCCGTCTGGCGGCGCACCATGGACCACTACTTCCCCGCCGGCGGGTGGATCCGGGCGCACCGCGACACCGTCGACGCCCTGCAGTCGTTCAAGTCCCGCAACGCGCTGCCGACATGGGACGACGCGCTCATGCGGCTGCTGGACAAGGCCGGGGAGGCCCGCGATGACCTTTGA
- a CDS encoding hydrogenase maturation protease, whose amino-acid sequence MSGRTLVAGVGNIFLGDDAFGVEVARRLAEEPLPEGVRVEDFGIRGVHLAYELLNGYDALILLDAAPRGGEAGTVYVIDADLDAAATPEGPRGGAPVAPGALLDAHDLSPDAVLALLKSLGGEVGRIHVVGCEPERVTEHMGLSAAVAGAVDEAVRAVRSLLTREVRT is encoded by the coding sequence ATGAGCGGCAGGACCCTCGTCGCCGGTGTCGGCAACATCTTCCTCGGCGACGACGCGTTCGGTGTCGAGGTCGCCCGCCGACTGGCCGAAGAGCCGCTGCCCGAGGGGGTGCGCGTCGAGGACTTCGGTATCCGCGGCGTCCACCTCGCCTACGAGCTGCTCAACGGCTACGACGCGCTCATCCTTCTCGACGCCGCCCCGCGCGGCGGCGAAGCGGGCACGGTCTACGTCATCGACGCCGACCTGGACGCCGCCGCGACGCCGGAAGGGCCCCGCGGCGGCGCCCCGGTCGCACCGGGCGCTCTGCTGGACGCCCACGACCTCTCGCCCGACGCGGTACTGGCGCTGCTGAAGTCGCTGGGCGGCGAGGTCGGGCGCATCCACGTCGTGGGCTGCGAACCCGAACGCGTCACGGAGCACATGGGACTGAGCGCAGCCGTCGCGGGCGCGGTCGACGAGGCCGTGCGGGCGGTTCGCTCGCTGCTTACCCGGGAGGTACGGACATGA
- a CDS encoding DUF6893 family small protein, with protein sequence MKWWMVALVVVSLGIGALVLMMLPDIKRYLKIRRM encoded by the coding sequence ATGAAGTGGTGGATGGTCGCCCTGGTCGTCGTGAGCCTGGGCATCGGTGCGCTGGTGCTCATGATGCTGCCCGACATCAAGCGCTACCTGAAGATTCGGAGGATGTAG
- a CDS encoding HypC/HybG/HupF family hydrogenase formation chaperone — protein MCLGIPGEVVELNTEQPDLAKVNVSGVKRAINIGLLEGESVEPGDWILIHVGFALSKIDEDEAEAALNFLKGIGQDYEDELDALRHSQIE, from the coding sequence ATGTGCCTGGGCATCCCCGGCGAGGTCGTCGAGCTGAACACCGAGCAGCCCGACCTGGCCAAGGTGAACGTCAGCGGGGTCAAGCGGGCCATCAACATCGGCCTGCTGGAAGGCGAGAGCGTCGAGCCCGGCGACTGGATCCTCATCCACGTGGGATTCGCACTGTCCAAGATCGACGAGGACGAGGCCGAGGCGGCGCTGAACTTCCTCAAAGGCATCGGCCAGGACTACGAGGACGAGCTCGACGCGCTGCGCCACTCCCAGATCGAGTGA